A single Pseudanabaenaceae cyanobacterium SKYG29 DNA region contains:
- the psbM gene encoding photosystem II reaction center protein PsbM, whose translation MEGLEVNYWGLVATILAVFVPCVFLIVLYLQTSSREEAGGRR comes from the coding sequence ATGGAAGGACTAGAAGTCAACTACTGGGGTCTGGTAGCTACGATACTGGCAGTCTTTGTGCCCTGTGTGTTCCTGATCGTGTTGTACCTGCAAACTTCCAGTCGTGAAGAAGCAGGGGGTCGCCGTTAA
- a CDS encoding PAS domain S-box protein yields the protein MVQVLSEVVKDNNFLDDQSVDSDADELNAILNYVNGVIQKLQQLLIKDAEKNQTLELQNQCLSCLLVGESIKASLQLLAHLIELRIPDSKCLFLECLNGKLRVLTATDLPKSYLDAIDGIPIGEGIGSCGTAAFRGEVVVVSDISTHPYFANFRNLHREHGLRACWSIPILKRSGHEALGVVSIYHTRSVSPTEEEIKIIQSVAFAAGLAIEKERTKQTINAQIAKERELAEQLRHELYARQKVEKSLRDVIQELNYHINNSPLATIKWDRNLTIVSWSKRAEVMFGWTAAEVVGKNVFDSDFKFIHEDNIRQLFTHVQELVRHNFTITTKYNYRKDGTIIYCEWYSSALLDEEGEIISILSLVQDISLRKEYEDLILMRTEELDRFFSVVPDFLCIVDLDGNIVRVNSQWEKVLGYSYQEIVGSLIMNYVHAEDVVDQQKVLTELRNNKSLHNIVARLRCADGSYRWVEWNASLLGDYVYAAGRDITERLAIERMKNEFVSVVSHEIRTPLTGIRGALGMLASGAYDQNPDKRNRMMQIATNNCDRINNLVKDILALERLNSGKMVLQKTHCDLCEIINRSIEAVIHLAEAAKVNIINQSREQRLYADPGALEQVFVNLLSNAIKFSPPDSNVTIASAPRNNNTVQVTVNDQGRGIPSDKLETIFDPFQQVDPSDARDRGGTGLGLAICKKIVKEHGGKIWADSTLGQGSVFYIVLPLA from the coding sequence ATGGTGCAGGTTTTATCAGAAGTAGTTAAAGACAATAATTTTCTAGATGATCAGTCTGTGGACAGTGACGCTGATGAATTGAATGCAATTCTAAACTATGTAAATGGTGTGATACAGAAATTACAGCAATTACTTATAAAAGATGCAGAGAAAAATCAAACTTTGGAATTACAAAACCAATGTTTATCTTGTCTCTTAGTAGGAGAGTCGATAAAAGCTAGCCTACAGCTGCTTGCTCATCTAATTGAACTTAGGATTCCTGACTCTAAGTGTTTATTCTTGGAGTGCCTGAATGGTAAGTTAAGGGTCTTGACAGCAACAGACTTACCTAAATCTTACCTAGATGCAATTGATGGTATTCCCATAGGAGAGGGTATCGGTTCTTGTGGTACAGCTGCCTTTAGAGGAGAGGTAGTAGTTGTATCTGACATAAGTACCCATCCCTATTTTGCCAATTTTCGCAACCTGCATAGAGAACATGGCCTACGGGCTTGTTGGTCTATACCAATATTGAAACGTAGTGGTCATGAGGCATTGGGTGTAGTGTCTATTTATCATACTCGGAGTGTCAGTCCTACTGAGGAGGAGATAAAGATTATACAATCTGTCGCTTTTGCAGCAGGGCTAGCGATAGAAAAGGAGCGAACAAAACAGACGATAAATGCTCAGATAGCAAAAGAAAGGGAGTTAGCGGAACAGTTAAGACATGAGTTATACGCTCGTCAAAAGGTAGAGAAAAGCTTACGTGATGTTATCCAGGAGTTGAACTATCATATCAATAACTCCCCTTTAGCAACTATAAAATGGGATCGGAACCTAACAATTGTAAGCTGGTCAAAACGTGCAGAAGTCATGTTCGGCTGGACAGCGGCAGAGGTTGTAGGGAAAAATGTATTTGACTCTGACTTTAAGTTTATCCATGAAGATAATATCCGCCAGTTATTTACTCATGTCCAAGAACTGGTGAGGCACAATTTCACCATTACCACCAAGTATAACTATCGTAAGGATGGAACTATTATATACTGTGAGTGGTACAGTTCAGCATTGCTGGATGAGGAAGGAGAGATTATTTCCATTCTTTCCCTTGTGCAAGATATAAGTTTGCGCAAGGAATATGAGGATTTAATCCTGATGAGAACGGAAGAACTCGATCGTTTTTTCTCTGTTGTACCAGACTTTTTGTGCATAGTTGATCTAGACGGTAACATTGTCCGTGTTAACTCCCAGTGGGAGAAGGTGTTAGGGTATAGCTATCAAGAAATAGTGGGTTCCTTGATTATGAACTATGTCCATGCGGAGGATGTAGTTGACCAACAAAAAGTGTTGACAGAACTGAGAAACAATAAATCACTACATAACATAGTAGCTCGTCTTAGGTGTGCTGATGGTAGTTATCGCTGGGTGGAATGGAATGCTAGTCTGCTGGGGGATTATGTCTATGCTGCCGGGAGGGATATTACAGAGAGGTTGGCAATTGAGCGGATGAAAAATGAGTTTGTCTCTGTGGTCAGCCATGAAATTCGTACTCCTTTAACTGGTATTCGTGGTGCTCTGGGTATGTTGGCATCAGGGGCTTATGACCAAAATCCCGACAAGAGAAACAGAATGATGCAGATTGCCACTAATAATTGCGATCGGATCAACAATTTAGTTAAGGATATTTTGGCTTTGGAAAGACTAAACTCAGGTAAGATGGTCTTGCAGAAGACCCACTGCGATTTATGTGAGATTATCAACCGATCGATCGAGGCTGTTATTCATCTGGCGGAGGCAGCAAAAGTTAACATTATCAATCAGTCCCGTGAACAGCGGTTGTATGCAGACCCAGGGGCGTTAGAGCAGGTATTTGTTAATCTCTTGAGCAATGCTATCAAGTTTTCTCCTCCCGACAGTAATGTTACTATCGCTTCTGCCCCCAGGAACAACAATACTGTCCAAGTCACAGTAAATGACCAGGGGCGGGGCATTCCCTCTGATAAGTTGGAAACAATCTTTGACCCATTTCAACAAGTTGACCCCTCTGACGCTAGGGATCGGGGCGGCACAGGTCTGGGGCTTGCCATTTGTAAGAAAATTGTAAAAGAGCATGGAGGCAAGATTTGGGCAGACAGCACACTAGGACAAGGTAGTGTATTTTACATAGTACTGCCTTTGGCATAG
- a CDS encoding GTP-binding protein, whose amino-acid sequence MVANLDIPKRGMPVTIITGFLGSGKTTLLNHILQNQQGLKVAVLVNEFGDINIDSQLLVAVEEDMVELSNGCVCCTINDNLVDAVYNVLERNDRIDYMVLETTGIADPLPIALTFLGTELQFLTRLDSILTVIDSEAFTPEHFDSEAAYNQVIYSDIIILNKTDLVTEEKLTQLEEYIRQEKKGARILRAVRGEVPLPLILDVNLANPDLKEIKPKHDHHHNHDHDHHHHSHHLENDGFMAVSFTADRPFNLDRFQHFLDKQLPVDVFRAKGILWFEKLAPRYIFQLSGKRYELKTDDSKPPTGVQLVLIGRNLDGDKIKEQLRLCLVS is encoded by the coding sequence ATGGTCGCTAATTTAGATATACCAAAACGGGGAATGCCCGTCACTATTATCACTGGCTTTCTGGGTAGTGGTAAAACTACTTTACTCAATCATATTTTACAAAATCAGCAGGGGTTGAAGGTAGCAGTTTTAGTGAATGAATTCGGTGACATTAACATTGATAGCCAATTACTGGTAGCAGTAGAAGAAGATATGGTAGAACTCAGTAATGGCTGTGTCTGTTGCACGATCAATGACAACTTAGTCGATGCGGTTTACAACGTGCTGGAACGCAACGATCGGATTGACTACATGGTGCTAGAAACAACGGGGATAGCTGACCCCCTACCGATCGCTTTGACCTTTTTGGGGACGGAGTTACAGTTCCTAACTAGATTGGATTCGATTCTGACAGTAATTGACAGTGAAGCCTTTACACCTGAGCATTTTGACAGTGAAGCGGCTTATAATCAGGTAATCTACAGTGACATCATTATCTTGAATAAGACCGACCTAGTAACGGAGGAGAAACTGACCCAGTTGGAGGAATATATTAGACAGGAAAAGAAAGGAGCACGTATACTCCGAGCAGTTAGAGGAGAGGTACCACTGCCCCTGATTTTAGATGTCAACCTGGCTAATCCCGACCTCAAAGAGATCAAGCCAAAGCATGACCACCACCACAATCATGACCATGATCATCATCACCACTCCCATCACCTAGAAAATGATGGCTTTATGGCGGTTTCCTTTACTGCCGATCGTCCCTTTAATCTCGATCGGTTCCAGCATTTTTTGGACAAACAGTTGCCTGTGGATGTGTTCCGCGCCAAAGGGATTTTATGGTTTGAGAAATTGGCTCCCCGTTATATTTTTCAACTGAGCGGTAAGCGCTATGAACTGAAAACCGATGATAGTAAGCCTCCCACTGGCGTACAGCTGGTGCTGATTGGCAGGAACCTTGACGGGGACAAAATTAAGGAGCAACTGAGGTTGTGTCTAGTTTCCTAG
- a CDS encoding DUF1830 domain-containing protein, with the protein MNSLVPCTYRNLANHPQILRISDARAYFERTVFPNQCIVFDAPVGSIVEIHEDVTALPSDTICCEELRAVSADLLLQYQPAEIA; encoded by the coding sequence ATGAACAGCTTAGTACCCTGCACTTATCGCAATTTGGCTAATCATCCCCAAATTCTGCGTATTAGCGATGCTCGTGCCTACTTTGAGCGGACTGTATTTCCCAACCAGTGTATTGTCTTTGATGCTCCCGTTGGTTCTATTGTAGAAATTCACGAAGATGTGACCGCTCTTCCCAGTGATACGATTTGCTGTGAGGAGTTACGGGCGGTCAGCGCTGATCTCCTGCTACAGTATCAACCAGCGGAAATTGCTTGA
- a CDS encoding HEAT repeat domain-containing protein: protein MDELDCQNEYPELPPPPDPEEMLPLLCSAVPLERMTAARAFCELEDARAIPHLIRLLQDECPLVRVSAAYALGRNPDRSAVPPLIQQLEDWNGYVRKGVVWALGNSRDPRALEPLIWSLQNDITAVRLWAASALGQLGLGEAVPHLIAAYRREEVAVIRSNCVWALGKLLPHYEDREEGVELLVDALQDEDLGVQSDASIALRRIGDEWGLQMLGSFEYERGYCDLVYP, encoded by the coding sequence ATGGATGAACTGGACTGCCAAAACGAGTACCCTGAATTACCACCGCCCCCTGACCCAGAGGAGATGTTACCTTTGCTGTGTTCGGCGGTACCCCTGGAGCGGATGACAGCCGCCCGGGCATTTTGTGAACTGGAGGATGCCAGGGCAATACCCCACTTGATTCGGTTACTCCAGGATGAATGCCCCCTTGTACGGGTAAGTGCTGCCTATGCCCTGGGCAGGAATCCCGATCGATCGGCAGTTCCCCCTTTGATTCAGCAATTGGAGGATTGGAATGGCTATGTGCGTAAGGGGGTAGTGTGGGCATTGGGGAATTCCCGCGACCCCAGAGCATTAGAGCCTTTAATCTGGAGTTTACAGAATGATATTACGGCAGTGCGTTTGTGGGCGGCTAGTGCCCTGGGACAGTTGGGGTTGGGTGAAGCTGTGCCCCATCTAATCGCCGCCTATCGCCGTGAGGAGGTAGCCGTAATCCGCAGTAATTGTGTGTGGGCATTGGGGAAGTTGTTGCCCCATTACGAGGATCGGGAGGAGGGGGTAGAGTTGTTGGTGGATGCACTCCAGGATGAGGATTTGGGGGTGCAGTCAGATGCCTCTATTGCCCTGCGGCGGATTGGGGATGAGTGGGGCTTGCAGATGTTGGGCAGTTTTGAATACGAACGGGGCTATTGTGACCTAGTTTACCCATGA
- a CDS encoding response regulator gives MKVLLVDDDRDFCDYISTVLTEHRYAVDVFHRGKLVLDIVSFGYDVVILDVNLPDINGIELCQRLRHRGISTPILMLTASHDRSVQGLDQGADDYIVKPCKIEELLARMRALLRRKTDTLTTILRWGRLSLNPVEGIVKYDEQVVNLRPKEYQLLELFLRNPQRLLDRDTIISHIWRMDDVPTNHAVTNLIKDLRKRLQGAGMTEDFIQTIYGVGYRLREPPIDSLQSIQENFLKNLDQRLQALQTAIQPIIDNTAQAHHYGEAEKLAHQLAGSLGTFGLPEASTISRSLELLLKQPNNVSVDSLREMIARLKQAISVTPQPMATVHFFNLGLVTRDIKFADQFYLHILSSKLKLIVLEPQEILAQGHKLNLIILRLEEQADHILVRNLRTKHPNVPIFVLDTYPDTIERRVEVSKFQPDLYFSSNIPLTQVVTTVCHALCPAKKRHVLVVDDDPDFLQLVTDLLQQHHFTVTSIEDSSQILATLAKEKFDLLLIDFDMPKFNGLEICRSLKYSHTYSELPIVFVTAHTYLAETLFSAGANDVIPKLNVNYYLLPRIIKLISQNRQYETPP, from the coding sequence ATGAAAGTGCTACTAGTGGATGACGATCGGGACTTCTGTGATTACATTAGTACTGTTTTAACAGAGCACAGATATGCGGTTGATGTTTTCCACAGGGGGAAATTGGTACTAGACATAGTTTCCTTTGGTTACGATGTGGTTATCCTCGATGTCAATCTGCCAGATATAAACGGGATCGAACTTTGTCAAAGACTCAGGCATAGGGGCATCTCTACACCAATTCTGATGTTAACCGCAAGTCACGATCGTAGTGTACAAGGATTAGACCAAGGTGCAGATGACTACATAGTTAAACCGTGTAAAATAGAGGAACTATTAGCTAGAATGCGTGCCTTGTTAAGGCGGAAAACGGATACATTAACTACTATTCTTCGGTGGGGTCGGCTCAGTCTCAATCCTGTAGAAGGTATAGTCAAGTACGATGAGCAAGTAGTTAATTTACGTCCCAAAGAGTACCAATTACTGGAGTTATTTCTGCGGAATCCGCAGCGTCTTTTGGATAGGGATACCATTATTAGTCATATCTGGAGGATGGATGATGTGCCCACTAATCATGCGGTTACTAACCTCATCAAAGACTTAAGGAAAAGACTACAGGGGGCAGGGATGACAGAAGATTTCATCCAGACTATCTATGGTGTAGGGTATAGGCTAAGGGAACCACCGATCGATTCTCTACAATCTATTCAAGAGAACTTCCTAAAAAATTTAGATCAGCGTCTGCAGGCATTACAAACAGCTATCCAACCTATTATTGACAACACTGCGCAAGCCCATCACTATGGCGAGGCGGAAAAACTTGCCCATCAACTAGCGGGTTCCCTGGGAACATTTGGTTTGCCAGAGGCATCGACCATCAGTCGATCGTTGGAACTTCTCTTAAAACAGCCTAATAATGTCAGTGTTGATAGTTTACGTGAGATGATAGCAAGGCTGAAGCAAGCTATTTCCGTAACACCACAGCCGATGGCAACAGTTCATTTTTTCAACTTAGGTTTAGTTACACGGGACATCAAGTTTGCCGATCAATTTTACCTACACATTCTCAGTAGTAAGCTCAAACTAATTGTTTTAGAACCCCAGGAAATACTCGCCCAGGGTCACAAACTTAACCTAATCATTCTGCGGCTAGAGGAACAGGCAGACCATATCCTAGTTCGTAATTTAAGGACGAAGCATCCTAACGTACCCATTTTCGTCTTAGATACATATCCAGATACAATTGAGCGCCGTGTTGAAGTCAGCAAATTCCAACCTGATCTGTATTTCAGTAGCAATATTCCCTTAACTCAGGTAGTAACAACAGTTTGTCATGCTCTATGCCCTGCAAAGAAACGCCACGTCTTGGTTGTAGATGATGACCCTGACTTTTTACAGCTAGTGACAGACCTTTTGCAACAGCATCACTTCACAGTTACTAGTATAGAAGACTCTAGTCAAATTCTAGCTACCTTAGCAAAGGAAAAATTCGACCTACTACTAATTGATTTCGACATGCCCAAATTCAATGGACTAGAAATCTGCCGATCGCTTAAATATTCCCATACATACAGTGAGCTACCAATTGTGTTTGTTACTGCCCATACATACCTAGCAGAGACGTTATTTAGCGCTGGGGCTAATGATGTTATACCCAAACTTAATGTTAATTACTACCTATTGCCGCGTATAATAAAGCTAATAAGTCAGAATAGGCAATATGAAACTCCGCCATAA
- a CDS encoding 4-vinyl reductase yields MEPQTTRKVRSYSTPPAPMPSLWDACHYSKSSFFNFDREKGEIIDYHGQRNLLVGEDFIVSLLKGLEHEVGDSAGLLLYMIGENWGRRDAAAFTLWFQKFYHLSIKEANLPFVMETWWWPFTAQGWGTWSLDLHSLKEGFIFVDLFDSAVAKTLGYVGKPVCHLYAGMLAGFFSSVFDRRLSSTEIQCYATGNEYCRFLIGSQKRVDATEFWLSAGATPLEIEQKFRAQEVPSEPGLLEGVVAKEVEQV; encoded by the coding sequence ATGGAACCACAAACGACTAGAAAAGTAAGGAGTTATTCTACTCCACCTGCCCCCATGCCTTCCCTGTGGGATGCCTGTCATTACAGCAAGTCAAGTTTCTTTAATTTCGATCGGGAGAAAGGCGAAATTATCGACTACCATGGGCAAAGAAATCTGTTGGTGGGGGAAGATTTTATTGTTTCTCTGTTGAAGGGATTGGAGCACGAGGTAGGAGATTCAGCGGGGTTGCTCTTGTACATGATTGGTGAAAATTGGGGGCGCAGGGATGCCGCTGCGTTTACCCTTTGGTTTCAAAAGTTTTACCACCTTTCCATTAAGGAAGCTAATCTCCCCTTTGTCATGGAGACTTGGTGGTGGCCCTTTACCGCCCAGGGGTGGGGGACTTGGTCTCTGGATTTACATTCTTTGAAAGAAGGATTTATTTTCGTGGACTTGTTTGATTCTGCTGTGGCAAAGACCCTCGGTTATGTGGGCAAACCTGTCTGTCATCTATATGCAGGGATGTTAGCTGGCTTTTTCAGCAGCGTGTTCGATCGGCGTTTGAGTAGCACAGAAATTCAATGTTACGCCACAGGGAATGAGTATTGTCGGTTCCTAATTGGTTCGCAAAAACGGGTTGACGCTACAGAGTTTTGGTTATCGGCAGGTGCTACTCCTCTGGAGATTGAACAAAAGTTTCGTGCTCAAGAAGTACCCAGTGAACCTGGGCTATTAGAAGGAGTTGTTGCCAAGGAGGTGGAACAGGTATGA
- a CDS encoding undecaprenyldiphospho-muramoylpentapeptide beta-N-acetylglucosaminyltransferase, with amino-acid sequence MSKRIVLTGGGTAGHVNPNLALVDALRQAGWEISYIGSQGGIEAELVKDLPFYGISSGKLRRYFDWRNFTDPFRVLQGLAQAHKILGQCQPQLVFSKGGFVTVPVVVAAWLRGIPVVIHESDYSPGLANKLSVPFAREVWVTFPETRMYIPRAKVVGLPIRSDLLRGDKHQGLDFCRFDAHKPVLLVMGGSSGAQRINQVIWQGLPQLTDRYQVIHLCGQGNTRPELGDVPHYRQFAYLTAELKDCLAAADLVVSRAGANSLFELLALRKPHLLIPLSTQASRGDQILNAQSFAQAGYSAVLPEEDLSVSSLLLALDRLWQQKDTYIQNMQRNDMQNPIEWIVSRFESIIN; translated from the coding sequence ATGAGCAAGCGAATTGTTTTGACAGGGGGAGGAACGGCAGGACATGTAAACCCCAACTTGGCTTTGGTGGATGCTTTGCGGCAGGCGGGCTGGGAAATAAGTTACATTGGTTCCCAAGGGGGCATAGAAGCAGAATTAGTCAAAGATTTGCCCTTTTATGGCATCAGTAGCGGTAAGCTGCGGCGTTACTTTGATTGGCGCAATTTTACTGACCCTTTCAGAGTTCTACAGGGCTTAGCCCAAGCTCACAAAATTTTGGGGCAATGTCAACCGCAACTGGTTTTTTCCAAGGGGGGTTTTGTCACAGTACCTGTGGTAGTGGCAGCCTGGCTGCGAGGGATTCCTGTCGTTATCCATGAGTCGGACTATTCCCCTGGACTAGCAAACAAGCTGTCTGTTCCCTTTGCTAGAGAGGTGTGGGTTACGTTCCCTGAAACTCGCATGTATATACCCAGGGCAAAGGTAGTAGGGTTACCCATCCGATCGGACTTACTCAGGGGGGACAAACACCAAGGCTTAGATTTCTGTCGCTTTGATGCCCATAAACCTGTCCTGTTGGTGATGGGGGGTAGTTCGGGAGCGCAGCGGATCAATCAGGTAATTTGGCAGGGACTGCCCCAGTTGACCGATCGCTATCAGGTTATTCATCTCTGCGGTCAAGGGAATACAAGACCAGAGTTAGGAGATGTCCCCCATTATCGGCAATTCGCCTATCTCACCGCGGAGTTGAAGGACTGTCTGGCAGCAGCGGACTTGGTGGTATCGCGGGCGGGGGCTAATTCGCTGTTTGAACTGCTAGCACTGCGCAAACCTCATTTGTTGATTCCTCTTTCAACTCAAGCCAGCCGTGGTGACCAAATTCTCAATGCCCAGTCCTTTGCCCAAGCGGGTTATAGTGCTGTTTTGCCAGAGGAAGATTTGAGTGTGTCTAGTCTGCTCCTTGCCCTCGATCGTCTGTGGCAACAAAAAGACACCTATATCCAGAATATGCAAAGAAATGACATGCAAAACCCGATCGAGTGGATAGTATCTCGCTTTGAATCGATTATTAATTAA
- a CDS encoding bifunctional 4-hydroxy-2-oxoglutarate aldolase/2-dehydro-3-deoxy-phosphogluconate aldolase, whose translation MLDLFTVLHRSPLVAVIRTSTPSVAIACGRCAVEGGITCVEISWQTPQIDVVIRTLRRDFPELILGAGTLTTREMVQKAISWGSQFLFSPVHTVEVIEAARAEEVPIVAGATTPTEIFTAWQRGATAVKVFPVANLGGVSYIKALKPVFPDIPLIPTGGVTIENAKSFLQAGAVAVGLATDLFPPHLVAQEDWAKITDRIRRLTQS comes from the coding sequence TTGCTTGATTTATTTACTGTCCTGCACCGATCGCCCCTAGTGGCGGTCATTCGTACTTCTACTCCCTCTGTGGCAATTGCCTGTGGGCGGTGTGCTGTGGAGGGAGGTATTACTTGTGTAGAAATTAGTTGGCAAACACCCCAAATCGATGTGGTCATCCGTACATTGCGCCGCGACTTTCCTGAGTTAATCCTAGGGGCGGGAACACTCACAACCAGAGAGATGGTGCAAAAAGCGATTAGTTGGGGCAGTCAGTTTCTGTTTTCCCCCGTTCATACTGTCGAGGTGATTGAGGCGGCAAGGGCAGAGGAAGTACCGATCGTGGCAGGAGCAACCACTCCCACCGAAATTTTTACCGCCTGGCAGAGGGGAGCCACAGCAGTCAAAGTTTTTCCTGTGGCTAACTTGGGGGGAGTTAGTTACATCAAAGCCCTCAAGCCTGTTTTTCCTGATATTCCCCTCATCCCCACAGGGGGAGTAACGATCGAGAATGCCAAATCTTTCCTACAAGCAGGGGCTGTGGCTGTGGGGCTAGCTACGGATTTGTTTCCCCCCCATTTGGTGGCGCAGGAGGACTGGGCAAAAATTACCGATCGGATTCGTCGTTTAACCCAAAGTTAA
- a CDS encoding (2Fe-2S)-binding protein: protein MILSEPTTMQDVDAVLTLEINGEIKNTRKGTRLLSALLANHAKLLKACGGQGRCATCHVFINKGMENLTPHTEQELMTLSIMKITQENARLACQCMILGSGISVTVPKGRYIGAEAELEALIGKRAEQTLLHPITGEVLVDAGKLILRSALQKLQTVNQEFDAAMRSLVTKKFTKEK from the coding sequence ATGATTCTTTCTGAACCTACTACTATGCAGGATGTTGACGCTGTCCTGACCCTAGAAATCAATGGGGAAATTAAAAATACCCGCAAGGGCACAAGGTTGCTCAGTGCTCTCCTTGCCAACCATGCCAAGCTACTCAAAGCCTGCGGGGGACAAGGTCGATGTGCTACCTGCCACGTATTCATTAACAAGGGGATGGAAAATTTAACACCCCATACGGAGCAAGAGTTAATGACTCTCAGCATTATGAAAATCACGCAGGAGAATGCGCGACTTGCCTGTCAGTGCATGATTCTGGGCAGTGGTATTTCTGTGACTGTACCCAAGGGTAGATATATTGGTGCAGAAGCAGAACTAGAAGCCTTGATTGGTAAGCGAGCAGAACAGACGCTCTTACACCCCATTACAGGGGAAGTTTTGGTAGATGCAGGTAAATTGATCCTGCGATCGGCACTGCAGAAATTGCAAACGGTCAACCAAGAGTTTGATGCAGCAATGCGTTCTCTAGTTACTAAGAAATTCACGAAGGAGAAGTAA
- a CDS encoding response regulator codes for MPRKDGITLYQEMKAQSLIETTPVILITAKVLPSEVREFKSMGIAGVIAKPFDPTTLAQEIAKILGWQL; via the coding sequence ATGCCCAGGAAGGATGGTATAACGCTTTACCAGGAAATGAAAGCTCAAAGCCTAATAGAAACAACGCCTGTGATTTTGATCACTGCCAAAGTGCTACCCAGTGAAGTAAGAGAATTCAAAAGTATGGGTATTGCGGGGGTAATTGCCAAACCCTTTGATCCCACTACCTTAGCCCAAGAGATTGCCAAAATTCTCGGGTGGCAATTATGA